Proteins encoded within one genomic window of Desulfovibrio desulfuricans:
- a CDS encoding methyl-accepting chemotaxis protein, which translates to MKIGLLGKMLLSILTPAIAGLLLVAGVSYKISESNLREQIINDARALLRCQSIGLHAMLTVMEESLSMVAADNRIILYLDAVNDKMPEVMTRTLFNDADAALNTFVTLNSNFEFCGVAGRDGIAIAHHLAGEKHPSKSVGVSFTDRSYYQRAMQGQKTITGVISKTTGKVATIIGLPIMRNGKPEGLVWAGIDNENLAQTTTNQIDFGTKGGIYAYDTKGIMMLNRDIKTFGRDDSKKPYVAEILKNPEGLVRFTGEDGGNKTVFYRAMPEVGWILCLEVDRDEIYTPMRIMLGNSMMLTFASALVVGLIIFFAARAIARLLRSISGIAESVAEGRLETTPAEKAMLFAAEKRRDEFSTLASGMEHMVGNIKTLLQESEQKARDAQQATEEARLATARAEEAAQRAENAKREGMLAAAGQLEEVVAIISAASSQLSGQIEQSDQIAAQSAQRLSEAATAMNQMNVTVQEVARNASSASAVSAETRTNAESGASIVESALQSIGQVQKVSLALKDDMTKLNQHAQAITQIMNVISDIADQTNLLALNAAIEAARAGDAGRGFAVVADEVRKLAEKTMASTNDVGNAISAIQQSASQSVAAMDKALTEVNTATEFANQSGAALRDIVSNVEATADQVSAIATASEEQSAASEEINQSIVQVNAMSGQTSQAMGQATKAVADLAQQARRLSELIEAMKRG; encoded by the coding sequence ATGAAAATTGGGCTGCTGGGCAAGATGCTCCTGTCCATTCTTACTCCGGCAATTGCAGGGCTGCTGCTGGTTGCTGGTGTGAGCTATAAAATTTCTGAAAGCAACTTGCGCGAGCAGATTATCAACGATGCAAGAGCGCTGCTGCGCTGCCAAAGCATCGGCCTGCATGCCATGCTAACAGTGATGGAAGAGTCGCTCTCCATGGTTGCCGCCGATAACAGGATCATTTTATATCTTGATGCAGTCAACGATAAAATGCCTGAAGTCATGACGCGCACATTGTTCAACGATGCAGATGCTGCACTCAATACATTTGTGACGCTCAATTCCAACTTTGAATTTTGCGGTGTTGCCGGGAGGGACGGCATAGCCATTGCCCATCACCTGGCAGGCGAAAAACACCCCAGCAAATCCGTGGGAGTAAGTTTTACAGACCGCTCTTACTACCAGCGCGCCATGCAGGGCCAGAAGACCATTACTGGCGTGATCAGCAAAACCACAGGCAAGGTTGCAACTATCATCGGCCTGCCCATCATGCGCAATGGCAAGCCCGAAGGTCTTGTGTGGGCAGGCATCGACAACGAAAATCTCGCCCAGACAACTACAAACCAGATCGATTTCGGCACCAAGGGCGGCATCTATGCCTATGACACCAAGGGCATAATGATGCTGAACCGCGACATCAAGACATTTGGGCGGGATGACAGCAAAAAACCCTATGTTGCGGAAATACTGAAAAATCCAGAGGGATTGGTACGATTTACGGGCGAAGACGGGGGCAATAAAACAGTCTTTTACAGGGCCATGCCCGAAGTCGGCTGGATTCTTTGCCTGGAAGTGGACAGAGACGAAATTTACACACCCATGCGGATAATGCTGGGCAACTCCATGATGCTGACTTTTGCAAGCGCCCTTGTGGTCGGACTGATCATCTTCTTTGCGGCGCGGGCCATCGCGCGACTGCTCAGGAGCATTTCCGGTATTGCGGAATCCGTTGCAGAAGGACGCCTTGAAACAACCCCTGCAGAAAAAGCCATGCTCTTTGCCGCAGAAAAACGCCGTGATGAATTCAGCACGCTGGCATCTGGCATGGAACACATGGTCGGCAATATCAAAACGCTGTTGCAGGAAAGTGAACAAAAAGCCAGAGACGCCCAGCAGGCAACGGAAGAAGCCAGGCTTGCCACCGCACGCGCGGAAGAAGCGGCCCAAAGGGCAGAAAATGCCAAGCGGGAAGGCATGCTCGCTGCAGCGGGGCAACTGGAAGAAGTGGTCGCCATCATTTCTGCTGCCTCAAGCCAGCTTTCCGGGCAGATTGAGCAGTCGGACCAGATAGCCGCGCAGTCGGCCCAGCGCCTCAGCGAGGCAGCAACTGCCATGAATCAGATGAATGTGACCGTGCAGGAAGTGGCCCGTAATGCTTCTTCGGCCTCGGCAGTCTCTGCCGAAACGCGCACCAATGCTGAAAGCGGCGCAAGCATTGTGGAAAGCGCCCTCCAAAGCATCGGGCAGGTGCAAAAGGTTTCGCTGGCGCTCAAGGACGATATGACCAAGCTGAACCAGCATGCCCAGGCAATTACCCAAATCATGAACGTGATCTCGGACATTGCCGACCAGACCAACCTGCTAGCCCTTAACGCAGCCATCGAAGCTGCCCGCGCGGGCGACGCCGGGCGCGGTTTTGCTGTGGTGGCCGATGAAGTGCGCAAGCTGGCGGAAAAAACCATGGCCTCCACCAATGACGTGGGCAATGCGATCTCTGCCATTCAGCAGAGCGCTTCGCAGAGCGTGGCCGCCATGGACAAGGCCCTGACGGAAGTAAATACGGCCACCGAATTTGCCAACCAGTCGGGTGCCGCCCTGCGGGATATTGTGAGCAATGTGGAAGCCACTGCCGATCAGGTAAGCGCCATTGCCACCGCAAGCGAGGAACAATCCGCCGCCAGCGAGGAAATCAACCAGTCCATCGTGC